AGCGTTCGTTGTTGTGTCGGCCAGGGCGGTCAGTCAGTAAGCTGCTGCCCCCAACTATAGATAGAGAAGAATTCGATGAGACTCCAGGTGCGTTTAGCTTCCCTTGCATTGTTAAGCGGTCTTGTAGTGCTCATACTGGCGGTCATCCCCGGCGTTACTGCCCAGAATCCGACCCCTACTTTGACACCTACCCCGGTTCCTTTGCCGGCCTGCCAGCTCTACTACGTGACTGTGGACGAAGGTGTGGTGCGCTCCTGCGCAGGAACGGGTTGCAGCAGAGTGGGTGGTGTGCGCAACCAGGAGGTTGTGTGCGTTCTGGGCGTTTCAGAGACGCCGGGCTGGCTTCTGATCGATCCAGAACCACAGAATGCTGATTCCCCGATTCGCTATATCAGCGCTGACATTGTAGCTCCTGGTCTGCCTGGCTATACCGGGGATGTTGACTGCGAAGCCTGGGAGATCACTGTGCCGGAAGCTGTTGTCCGGCGCTGCGCGGCGGAAACCTGCGCTGTGGTGGGTGGGTTGCCACAGGGCACCCAGATGTGTGTGAAGGAGTACGGTGGCCAGTACGAAGACTGGCTGTATGTCGATTATTCCAGCTATAGCCCGATGAATGGCTGGGTTTTCGTTGATGTTGCCCAGCGCATCCCTGCCGGGACTCCGGTCGCTATTCCTACGCCCAATCGGCCGCTGGTCATCCCGGCGTCGATCCTCAGCGGTGCACAGACTCAGCCGGTCGCTCTGCAGGTAACACCCTCCCCGACCACTGCTGTGGAACTTGCGCCGCCGACCCTCACGCCAACGGCCACACTTCCGGTTTGTCCGCCAGGAGTGGTGACAGTAGGTGGAGCGGGCGAGCTCCCCGCCTATGCAGCGGAGTATCCATTCCAGTTCACCTACGTTGTACGTGCTGGAGACACGCTTCAGGGGGTAGCCGGTCGATTCTCTACAACCGTAGACGTGATTCGTCAGGCCAATGCCCTGCAACCAGCCGCGGTTATCCTGGTAGGGCAGCGGCTTATCATTCCGGTGCAGACAGCAGATGTCCCCGGACAGATCGTGGAGCCTGTGTCAGCCAGCGCTGGTGCGCCGGCCTGCGTGACCGCAACGCCCACTCCCATTCTGGCGGCGCCTCAGCAGGTGGTGGCCAGTGGCCCCCTGATTGCGCAGGACGTCGCTCTGGCCAGCTTCCAGGTGAGCAATGTTGATCTGGTTTCGCCACGGAGTGCTGCACAGTTCCGGCTGGACTTGCCTACCGATTGGCAGCTGGATGGTAACAACGTTCTGTACCTCAACCTGGAGTACACGCAGAATCTCTCGCCGCTTGCTGATCCCATGCGCCCGCTGGTGAGCATCCTCAATGTCAGGCTGGATGACACGCTGATTTCCTCCACGACACTGACGGCTGCCAACGTGGGGTTACAGACGCTGGTGATCCCGTTGCCCTCGTCGCTGTTAGTCACGCCTGAACGGACTAACAGCCACCGGATCGATGTCACCTTTATGGCGGATGATTTCTGCGACAGTAACTCGCTTGCCAGGGCGTTCATTCGTTCGGACCTGTCATACTTCCACTTCGAATACCACCGGCTATCTCCCAGCCTGGATCTGGCACGGTACCCGGAGCCGTTCTATCACGGGACGGTTATCGGCACCGAGCCGGAGACGGTATGGCTGGTTCTGCCAGATGAGCCTTCGCTGGCCGACCTGGAATCCGCAGCGGGTATTGCGGCGGCGCTGGGCCAGCTCACTTTTGGCGAATTGCGTATCCGTGCTGCACTGGCTGGCGGGTTGACCGATCAGATTCGCCGTGAGAACAACCTGCTGCTTGTCGGTGAGATCGGCAAGCATGCCCTGATCGATCAGTTGTATGCTGACAACGCTCTGCCAACACAGCTCAGCGGCAATGTGGTCAGGCTGAGCGGCCAGGAGGTAGCAGAATCGATCGGGCTTGTTCAACTCATTGCCAACCCGGATAACCCCATGCGCGCCATCGGGGTAGTCACCGGTCTGAACGAAGCGGCGCTGCGCAAAGCAGCCCAGGCACTTTCTGGCCCGCCATCGGTGTTGAGCCTGGGCGGACCACTGGCGCTGGTCAGCGATGTGCGACCCAAGGCGGCAGTCCCGGTTGGCATGCGCACCGAAACCACGCTAACTTTTGCGGAACTTGGCGTGACGCAGATGCTGCTGGCCGGGATCGGCACACAGACAGCCAGTGTCAGGTTTACAGCGCCTGCCACGGCAACAATCGCCCCGGATGCCTCGGTTGATCTCATCTTCACCTATTCCGGGGCACTTGGCCGGGGTTCGACGGTGACCGTGTTGGTGAATAACACGCCCATCGCCAGTACGCTGCTGGCCCTGGAATCGGTTACCGGCGGCGTAGTGCACGAGACCGATGAGTTGGGCCGCAATCACCTGCGGGGGCGCATCCCGCCGGAAAGTATCCAGCCTGGCGCTGAGAATACGTTGACCATCCTGGTTAATGGCATTGACAGTAACCCTGATGATTGCGTATTCCCCGACCCACTGGTTGCCTGGTTCAATGTCAGCCCGGAGAGTTCGATCTTCCTGCCTACCCAGACAGCTGACCCGGCAGCCGTGACGCCGCTGTTAAGCTGGTTCCCGGTACCGTTTACCTCGCTGCCTGATCTCAGTGATGTGTTGATATCTTTGCCACGGGCGGCAGGCGCTACTGAGATCGAACAGGGTCTGCGGATGGTTGCGCGTCTTGGTGCGGAGACCGTTGGTGGGGAGGCGTTCCGCCCGCGGTTCAGCGTCGGAGACCTGCCGGAGGGGATCGACCTGGCCCAGTACCATCTGATCGTCATCGGGCGGCCGTCAACCAATCCGCTGCTGGCAGCTCTCAACGCTGATCTACCGCAGCCTTTCGTCCCGGGCACGGATACACTCGAGCAAAAGCTGGATGACGTAGTCTACCAGTTGCCACCCGGCTACGACGTTGGGTTGCTGGAGATAGTCAAGTCGCCCTGGTCACCGGAGCGAGCCATTCTGGTCATTGCCGGGTTGGGTGATCGCGGTCAGGCGGATGCCGTACGCGCCCTGGCGGATAACATCTACTGGCGTGGCGATTTAGAAGGCGATGTAGTATTTGTCTCGCCGAACTCGATCGCTGTGATTGACACGCGTACGGTGTATGCGCAGGAAGATCTGGTGACGGCGTTGCCGGAACTGGCCACCCAGTCGGCTATCGCGGCTCAGGCGACGAGCACCCCCATCCCGGTCTATACAGTAACACCCGGCCCAACGCCTACAGCAACTGCGACCAATACACCGACACCGGTCGTTACCGCAACACCGATTGTTCCCTTGCCATCGCCGACGGCGCCGACACCGATCCCGACCTTCCCGCCGCTTGATCCGGAGCAACTGCAGCCCGCCCGGATCGGCCAGCCGGAGTGGGTCAATATCCTGCTGGTTATCACAGCGGTTGTACTGGTCACCACGATACTTTTCGGTATCCTGGTTGCCGCACGTTCCCGGAGGCGCCCTTGATGCCCTGCAGGATCTTCAGAGCAATCCTGATCATTCTGCTGGGGGTGGTAATTGGCTGTGAAGCAACCAGTGCGCAGAACGCACCGCTGACATGGTGGGTGGTGGGCAGTACAGTTAAGGTGCTGCCCACCGCCGTTCCTCCTGCACAGCCAGAAACACCTATCCTCCTGTATGCGGCGCGGCGGGAGTACGTCCCCTTCCAGATTGTGCTGCGTGCCAACCAGATCGCGCTCAAGTTTGATGCGCTTTCCGTGTCCTATCCTGAGGAGTACTTCGGCCTACAGCTCTATCGTGAGCAGTATGTGCCCATGTTGCATGTTCCGGATCCGGAGATAGTCTCGCTGGCCCGCCTGACGGACGCGGGCGCTATCCCTGATGGATTGCGCCCATTTGATAGCCCCTTTGAGGTGCGGACTGAGCAACCCACCGTCATCTGGGCTGATCTCTATGTGCAACCGGAGACACCGCCGGGGGACTACACGTTAACGCTGACCATCAAAGGCATGGGCGAACGCCGCGTTACGGTTCGTGTATACCCGGTTGATCTGGAACCGCAACCGGCGGTGACCGTGATCATCCCTGAAGACGCTGACTGGACGATCCCCTTCTTTGGTGGCGATGATCCGACAGCTTTCCACCGGGCGATGAATACCTTGCTGCTGGCGCATGGTGTGGTACCGGGGACTTTTGTGGCCCAGCCCGTAATGATAGCGGATGGCTGGGATTTCTCGCCGCTGGATGCGGAACTGGATGCGCTTCCGACAGGGGCCTTCTTCTATGCGCCCCTGCCGTACGACGATCGCTCCGGGCAGTATCTGTTGCGGGATGAACATGGCCGGCCTTATCAACAGGCCATGTTCGACGACCCACAGTTTGTTCGCCAGGCGGAAGCTTTCTTCCGCGCGCTGGCGGACTATCTGCGTAGCAAAGACCGCCTGGAAGGGGCGCTGGTATACCCGGATGATGAGACGCGCTGGGTTGGCGATGAACCATGGCATGCCGGGCCGCGTGGATATGCCCGGCTGTCCCGGTGGACGGCAATAGTGCGGGTGGCAGGGTTGCGCGTGACGGCTTCCGGCGTAGATCCGGTGCCGCCTGGCCCGGCTGAGCTTGGCTGGCTGGACCCCGATCTGGTGACTGATGATACCCACGTGCATGTGGATGTGCTGGATGCGGCACCGGAGGTTTTTGCGGCCTGGATGTCCAGGCCGGGCAAGAGCAGCAGCGTATACCTGAATGAATATGGCGATCTGATTGACCTGACAGCAGCGATCCAGCGTGGCCTGATCTGGCATGTCTACGCCAGGGATGTGCGGATGATTGCCGGATACTCGGCGCTGGAATGGGTAGGCAGCGAAGACTACGATCTGGTGGACCCGTGGCAGGACGTGACGGCGCTGTACCCGGTATCCGGTTACGGCGGTGGTGCGCTGGTCTGGCCTGGGCCGCAGCCCTCAATCCGCCTGAAACTGTTGCGGGAGGGCCTGGAAGACACTCGCCTGCTGGACCTGTATGCGCAGGCCACTTCGCCTGAGGAAGCCCGCGACCTGGCCAGGCAGCTCACTCCCGGCCCGCTGGCCCACCAGAACCCGCCCGCTGATCTCTGGGATCAGGCACATGAGGCCTTGCTGGTGGCGTTGACTGAGGGTGAACGGGCAGACTTCAGTAACTTCCGCCCGCTGCCAGCGGCAATCACGCAAGACTACTTGCTGATCGATTTTGATCGGCTTGGCCAGCCAGAGGAATGGGGGTTCACCGGTGTGACGGCTGAAGTCGTTGAGTCGCCATGGGCGGAAAGCGGCCAAGCTCTTCGTCTTACATTTGATTCCGAAGCCAACGAGGCCGGGTTGTGGTTTGAAACGTCAGACTGGGAGGGGTGGCGGGCGCTGCAATTTGAGGTCAGGAGTCTCAGCCCTTACTTCACCACACTTGATGTTGGTCTCACAGATGCAGACGGACATTACCTGTTGTTGCCGGACAAAGGGCTGCTGCTAGGGCCGAACGCAGACATGACGGTCACCCTGCCGTTGCTGATTCCAATGGACGAGACGGAGCCTTTTGACTGGTCACAGATCAGGTATTTCAGCCTGCAGGTGGCAACTTCATATGAAGCGCGGGATGGATTCGGTCAGTGGGGTGTCTATCCGCTGGGGAGCCGTACCCTGATTCTTGATAATTTCAGGCTGGTGAAATGACAGGCAGGCGAGACTACAGGGTGCTGCTGGTAGATCTGGCGCGGGCCTATGGGGGCGCAGAAGTCCGCGTGCTCACCCAGGCCAGGGCCTTGCAGGATGGCGTGGCACGGTGCGCTGTGGCAACGCTGGCAGGTAGCCCGCTACACCAACGGCTGATAGCAGAAGGCTTGCCGGCTGAAGCGATTGCCATCCAGCGTGGCAATCCGATCATGGCCGGTGTGCTGCGCCGAACCATCCGCGCTGGTCGCTACGAGGTTGTTGACGCCCACAATGTGCAGTCCATCCTGTGGGGGCATCTGGCGGCGTTGCTGGCTGGGGCGCGGGGACGGGTGGCCACGATTCACAGCGACTATGGCCGGGAATATCCCGGCGTGAAGGGGATACTCTATCGCAGCGTGCTCTGGTTCGACCGGCTCCTGGCCCGGCAGTATATCACCGTGACCGATGTGCTGCAGGCCAGTCTTACGGCCCGTGGCGATGGTTCCCGTAGTACCCTGATTTACAATGCAGTGCCAGTGCCGGAAGCGCCGTTGTTGTCAGTGGATCCGGCTGTGCGCCCGGCATGGGGAGTTGGCGCGGATGATTTTGTGGTGGCGATCATTGCCCGCCTGAAACCAGTCAAGGGCCACTGGTATCTGCTGAAGGCCCTGGCGCTCCTGGCTGACCTGCCGCAGGTGAAGCTGCTGGTGGTGGGCGATGGCCCGCTGCGTCCGGCGCTGGAAGCGCAGGCGAATATGCTGGGGATTGCTGAGCGCGTGCACTTCTGCGGATTTGTGGAAGATGTCCCGGCGGTTTTGCGGGCGGTCGATGCCGTCTGCCTGCCGTCGCTGTCAGAGGCGCTACCGTATGTAGTACTGGAAGCAGCCGCTTTTGCGCGGCCATTGGTGGTCACGCAGGTGGGTGGGATGGCAACGCTCCTACGGGATGGCG
This is a stretch of genomic DNA from Anaerolineae bacterium. It encodes these proteins:
- a CDS encoding LysM peptidoglycan-binding domain-containing protein; translated protein: MRLQVRLASLALLSGLVVLILAVIPGVTAQNPTPTLTPTPVPLPACQLYYVTVDEGVVRSCAGTGCSRVGGVRNQEVVCVLGVSETPGWLLIDPEPQNADSPIRYISADIVAPGLPGYTGDVDCEAWEITVPEAVVRRCAAETCAVVGGLPQGTQMCVKEYGGQYEDWLYVDYSSYSPMNGWVFVDVAQRIPAGTPVAIPTPNRPLVIPASILSGAQTQPVALQVTPSPTTAVELAPPTLTPTATLPVCPPGVVTVGGAGELPAYAAEYPFQFTYVVRAGDTLQGVAGRFSTTVDVIRQANALQPAAVILVGQRLIIPVQTADVPGQIVEPVSASAGAPACVTATPTPILAAPQQVVASGPLIAQDVALASFQVSNVDLVSPRSAAQFRLDLPTDWQLDGNNVLYLNLEYTQNLSPLADPMRPLVSILNVRLDDTLISSTTLTAANVGLQTLVIPLPSSLLVTPERTNSHRIDVTFMADDFCDSNSLARAFIRSDLSYFHFEYHRLSPSLDLARYPEPFYHGTVIGTEPETVWLVLPDEPSLADLESAAGIAAALGQLTFGELRIRAALAGGLTDQIRRENNLLLVGEIGKHALIDQLYADNALPTQLSGNVVRLSGQEVAESIGLVQLIANPDNPMRAIGVVTGLNEAALRKAAQALSGPPSVLSLGGPLALVSDVRPKAAVPVGMRTETTLTFAELGVTQMLLAGIGTQTASVRFTAPATATIAPDASVDLIFTYSGALGRGSTVTVLVNNTPIASTLLALESVTGGVVHETDELGRNHLRGRIPPESIQPGAENTLTILVNGIDSNPDDCVFPDPLVAWFNVSPESSIFLPTQTADPAAVTPLLSWFPVPFTSLPDLSDVLISLPRAAGATEIEQGLRMVARLGAETVGGEAFRPRFSVGDLPEGIDLAQYHLIVIGRPSTNPLLAALNADLPQPFVPGTDTLEQKLDDVVYQLPPGYDVGLLEIVKSPWSPERAILVIAGLGDRGQADAVRALADNIYWRGDLEGDVVFVSPNSIAVIDTRTVYAQEDLVTALPELATQSAIAAQATSTPIPVYTVTPGPTPTATATNTPTPVVTATPIVPLPSPTAPTPIPTFPPLDPEQLQPARIGQPEWVNILLVITAVVLVTTILFGILVAARSRRRP
- a CDS encoding glycosyltransferase; the protein is MTGRRDYRVLLVDLARAYGGAEVRVLTQARALQDGVARCAVATLAGSPLHQRLIAEGLPAEAIAIQRGNPIMAGVLRRTIRAGRYEVVDAHNVQSILWGHLAALLAGARGRVATIHSDYGREYPGVKGILYRSVLWFDRLLARQYITVTDVLQASLTARGDGSRSTLIYNAVPVPEAPLLSVDPAVRPAWGVGADDFVVAIIARLKPVKGHWYLLKALALLADLPQVKLLVVGDGPLRPALEAQANMLGIAERVHFCGFVEDVPAVLRAVDAVCLPSLSEALPYVVLEAAAFARPLVVTQVGGMATLLRDGETARVVPPQDAPALAEALRWVATHPVERQAMGLAAYALVKGAFSVETMVAKTLQVYDRALA
- a CDS encoding DUF4091 domain-containing protein, which codes for MPCRIFRAILIILLGVVIGCEATSAQNAPLTWWVVGSTVKVLPTAVPPAQPETPILLYAARREYVPFQIVLRANQIALKFDALSVSYPEEYFGLQLYREQYVPMLHVPDPEIVSLARLTDAGAIPDGLRPFDSPFEVRTEQPTVIWADLYVQPETPPGDYTLTLTIKGMGERRVTVRVYPVDLEPQPAVTVIIPEDADWTIPFFGGDDPTAFHRAMNTLLLAHGVVPGTFVAQPVMIADGWDFSPLDAELDALPTGAFFYAPLPYDDRSGQYLLRDEHGRPYQQAMFDDPQFVRQAEAFFRALADYLRSKDRLEGALVYPDDETRWVGDEPWHAGPRGYARLSRWTAIVRVAGLRVTASGVDPVPPGPAELGWLDPDLVTDDTHVHVDVLDAAPEVFAAWMSRPGKSSSVYLNEYGDLIDLTAAIQRGLIWHVYARDVRMIAGYSALEWVGSEDYDLVDPWQDVTALYPVSGYGGGALVWPGPQPSIRLKLLREGLEDTRLLDLYAQATSPEEARDLARQLTPGPLAHQNPPADLWDQAHEALLVALTEGERADFSNFRPLPAAITQDYLLIDFDRLGQPEEWGFTGVTAEVVESPWAESGQALRLTFDSEANEAGLWFETSDWEGWRALQFEVRSLSPYFTTLDVGLTDADGHYLLLPDKGLLLGPNADMTVTLPLLIPMDETEPFDWSQIRYFSLQVATSYEARDGFGQWGVYPLGSRTLILDNFRLVK